A stretch of Pristiophorus japonicus isolate sPriJap1 chromosome 12, sPriJap1.hap1, whole genome shotgun sequence DNA encodes these proteins:
- the surf6 gene encoding surfeit locus protein 6: MADPSLAAKDKYLQSLGSKVCASQNQEPRKPKFVSRKEGSEDTAQPTKKRKKRKKQPPKELKGFQAVNGDRPKPAQAGMKENKIQQSSRVSKVDTGSFSTVTILRQRLHEKIQESRGQGNQKGLLPEELEKKRLRRKQERERKKRKRKELRMKKDQEKTVESIAAKTEDEEKKEKCEKIEEQILFNKVDMPSEVVKDKKLKRKEKRQTIKGGMTPLTGKNYKQLLSRLEAQKNKIEELKSKDENKAKEVEAKMKWTNVLYKAEGLKIKDNEELLKASLKRKEKLKSQRQKSWEKRTEHVAEKMQHRQNKRQTNIKKKKHANMERKKDKARKKGRILPEDLKKAKL; encoded by the exons ATGGCTGATCCAAGCCTTGCTGCAAAGGACAAGTATTTACAGAGTTTGGGAAGCAAAGTATGTGCATCCCAGAACCAGGAGCCACGCAAACCAAAGTTTG TTTCTAGAAAGGAGGGTTCGGAAGACACAGCCCAACCTACAAagaagagaaagaaaagaaaaaagcaACCTCCCAAGGAGCTGAAAGGTTTTCAGGCAGTGAATGGGGATCGGCCTAAACCTGCTCAAGCTGGAATGAAAGAGAACAAAATCCAGCAAAGTTCCAGAG TCAGCAAAGTGGACACAGGCTCATTTTCAACAGTAACTATTCTGCGCCAGAGATTACACGAGAAAATTCAAGAAAGCCGTGGGCAG GGAAACCAAAAAGGCTTGTTGCCTGAAGAATTAGAGAAGAAACGTCTGCGCAGAAAGCAGGAGAGGGAACGGAAAAAACGAAAACGGAAAGAGTTGCGAATGAAGAAAGACCAGGAGAAGACTGTTGAGAGCATTGCAGCAAAGACTGAAGACGAAGAGAAAAAAGAGAAGTGTGAGAAAATTGAAGAGCAAATACTTTTCAATAAAGTGGACATGCCATCTGAAGTAGttaaagacaaaaaactgaagagaaaAGAGAAACGGCAGACCATTAAAGGTGGCATGACACCTTTGACTGGCAAAAACTACAAACAACTCCTGTCTCGGCTGGAAGCTCAAAAGAATAAGATCGAAGAATTGAAGAGTAAAGATGAAAATAAAGCCAAGGAAGTCGAAGCAAAGATGAAGTGGACCAATGTTCTATACAAAGCTGAAGGCCTGAAAATCAAAGACAACGAAGAATTGCTGAAAGCTTCATTAAAGAGAAAGGAAAAGCTCAAATCCCAGCGGCAGAAGAGCTGGGAAAAGCGAACGGAGCATGTTGCCGAAAAGATGCAACATCGTCAAAATAAGAGACAAACAAATATAAAGAAAAAGAAACACGCCAACATGGAACGAAAGAAGGATAAGGCAAGAAAGAAGGGGCGTATTCTACCCGAAGATTTGAAAAAAGCAAAACTTTAA